Proteins from a single region of Flavobacterium sp. K5-23:
- a CDS encoding glycosyltransferase family 2 protein, giving the protein MKISIITVCYNSAITIERTILSVKSQTYSNIEYIIVDGNSKDNTLEIVKKHEEKSIKWISEPDKGLYDAMNKGISMATGDLIGILNSDDTFNSTTVIEEIVGFHRQNTIDASVGNIIQHKDNGKIVRLYSSKYWSPEKLKIGFMPPHPSIFFKRELFNKYGVYDLGFKIGADYELITRFFLKNKISWKYSGITTTAMLVGGLSSSGTSSYKLITKEIQKALTMNGIEFSPFKIKMRFFWKIIGFLKK; this is encoded by the coding sequence ATGAAAATTTCTATAATAACAGTTTGTTACAATAGTGCAATTACTATTGAAAGGACTATTCTTTCTGTAAAAAGTCAGACCTATTCAAACATTGAATATATAATAGTTGATGGTAACTCAAAAGATAATACCCTTGAAATTGTAAAAAAACACGAGGAAAAAAGCATAAAGTGGATTTCAGAACCTGATAAAGGACTCTATGATGCCATGAATAAAGGTATATCTATGGCAACGGGAGATCTAATAGGGATTTTGAACTCAGATGATACTTTTAACTCTACTACTGTAATCGAGGAAATTGTAGGTTTTCATCGGCAGAATACTATTGATGCATCTGTTGGAAACATCATTCAACACAAAGACAATGGTAAAATTGTAAGATTGTATTCTTCTAAATATTGGAGTCCAGAAAAACTTAAAATTGGGTTCATGCCTCCTCATCCTTCTATTTTTTTTAAAAGAGAGTTGTTCAATAAGTATGGTGTTTATGATTTAGGGTTCAAAATTGGAGCCGATTATGAGTTAATTACCCGATTTTTTCTTAAAAATAAAATAAGTTGGAAATATTCTGGAATTACAACCACTGCAATGCTAGTTGGAGGTTTGAGTAGTTCAGGTACTTCGTCGTATAAATTGATTACCAAAGAAATTCAAAAGGCACTTACTATGAATGGAATTGAGTTTTCTCCATTTAAGATTAAAATGCGTTTTTTTTGGAAAATAATTGGGTTTTTGAAAAAATGA